In Chlorobiota bacterium, the sequence AGCGGGTGCGGCATTGTGGCGAGTTTGGGATGTCGGTTCGGAAAGCATACTGGGGGTTGGGGATTGGTGGCGCGATGCTGGATTCGCTGGTTGCGTGGGCAGATGAGTCCGGGGTGGTGACCAAGATCAACTTGCGCGTCAGGGCCGATAACGAGCGTGCAATCCGGCTGTACAATCGCAAAGGATTTATCCACGAAGGAACCTTGCGGAATGACGTGCAGATTGATGGAGCCTACCATCACTCCCATATCATGGGGCTGATTATCGGCGGCACCGAGAAGGGATAGTCGGAGGCTACGCTTGTTTCCCCAACACCCCTATCTCCACTTCCCACCCCTCCGCTTCCGATGCCGGAAGCAGTGCGCCGAATCGTTCCACCAAGCTGCTGGCGTAGGGGGTCACTTCCCGCTGCACCAGCCAGCGCAGCCACTGACGGATTCCTTCCTGGGCCACCGGAAGCAACCGCTGCTGGATTGGATAGGCACGCTCCCCCATCCATTCCACCGCAAGCAGCAGTGCGCGGAACTGCAGAAGATCAAGGACTTCCACAATCTCCATTTCCAGTTTTTCCACCATCTGCTCTTCTATCACAGGGGTGAGTTCTGCCGAATCAAAAACATCGGCAATCACCCGATAGGGGTCGCGGGGGTCGGGCGAGGGTGGCTCCATTTGCTGGATACGGCCAACGTCGCGCTGGGCGGTGGCGAAGTATTGCAGCACCTTCTTGTTGGCTTTGTTTTGCACATCGGGAAGGAGCCGCTCAACCGCCACCACATCCTCGATGTTGTACGCCAAAATCGCTGTTTGGGCAAGGGCGGTCTCAAGGGCCATGTTGGGAAGGCTTGGGGGGACATTCCGCAGCAGGTTGTTGGCTTGTTCAATCATCGTTTCCAGCGATTCCCCCAGCATCCCCAATGCTGCCACCAGCGTTCCGGTGGTGCTGATAAGATGAGTGTACAACTGGTGTTTTTGCATCCTGGGTATCACCTCATCCAAAATTGCAATCCCCGCTTTTGCATCCCCTTGCATCACCAGCAGATGCCCTTTTGTGGAGAGTAGAGCCGATGGCAACGGACCGAAGGACTCCAGCCGCGCAAGTGACTGCAATCGCTTTGCGAACTCGGCTTGGGAACGGCGCACAAACATCACAAAGGGGAGCGTCTCGGCGTACTCCTCAAGCTCCACCGGGTTGTGCAAATCCAGCGACTCCAGCACGGCCTCCAGATGCTGCGCCGCCCAGTATATGGCCGAATAATGGCGGCATCGCCGACCCAACGACAACAGTGCAACAAGCGTGATTCTTAATCCGGTTGGATACGCTCCACCCGCGTGCTGCTGCAACTGCTGGGCCTCGGTCAGCAAGTCCTTCACGGCATCCAGCAGCAGTTCGGGTTGGTAAAACGCAAGGTTCCGTGCCGTTGCCGATTTCCCCGCAAGCTGGTAATGGCGCAGCGCAGGGGGAAGGTTCTCCGATGCGGTGAGTTGCTGGAGTTCGGCAAGCTCTTCCCCGTAGGCTTGCACATCGGGAATCCGCGCGCTGCGTTCCATCTTCAACATCACAAAGGAGATTCGGGCCTCGATCAGTGCCTCGTCATCGTCGCCTTCGCAGATGGTGTTCAGGGCCTGAATCAGCCGCCCGGCGGCGCGCAACGGAGTTTCCGAAAGCATCCAGTCGTCGGAAGCATATGCTGCTCCCAAGTAGGAATAGATCCCTTGCAACGCTTCCAGCAACTCCGCTTTGCCAAACTGTTCAACATCGGAAGCATGGACAAGCAAGGAGAACGGGATGGTGGAGTAGAGCGGAAGCTCGGAAGCAACCACACGCAACAACGCTGCGGTATTGGCCGCGGCCTCGCTAAGAAGCTCACGGTGCATCACCGTATGCGAAAACGACAGCAAAGAACATGGAGGAACAGTTGTCGGAACCAGCGAGATATGAGCCGAAGAAGCAACCGAAAGAAGGCCACGATCTTGGCATTCTTGGAGTAGCTGCTCGGCCTCCGGAATGGCAATGCGTGCGGCCTCGGTGGAGAACACTTCACCCAATGTTGCCAGCGTTTGCAGCCGTCGCAACTCCACTGCCGGAAGGTGCTGGGTGATTGTGCCGGAAATGGAACGCGTGCTGTCGGCAAACGATTCCTGCATCGAAGGGAGCTGCACGCTGACCTCCATCCGCTGTGGCAAAACGGTGGCCTGGATGGCCTGGCTGTTTAGCGCACGCAGCAACCCCGAACGAATCACCAGCGGATTGCCAAGCGTGGTGGCGGTAATCGAGTCAATGATGGCGGCTTGTGGCTGCTGGGCGAACAGCTGATGCCAAAGCGAGACGATCTCCTTTTCCCGCAATCCCTCCAGCATGATGGTGGTGTCCAGATGCCCCTGCAACGATTCCATTGCTCCCAACGGCAACGGGCGTGCCAAGCACAGCACTGGCAACCGCACCGCGCCAAGCAACCCCAACAGCAACGCCAGCTGCTGGATTCCATCCTCTTTTAGCAAATGGATATCCTCCAGCACCAGAAGGAGCCGGGTGTTCGATGCAATGGCGGCAATCGCATCGGCCAGATCATGGGGGGTGCGCCAAGCAAGGGGTGGGTGCGAATATCCCGGTTGGTCCCCAACGCTATGCTCAAGCGCACGGGCAACCGCACGCACCAGCGATGTTGATGCGTGCGGGGTGAAACGGATATGCGCCCGCGTGCAATCGTCGCCAAGCTCCGCAAAGAACCGCTCAAGCAAAGTGCTTTTGCCAACGCCAGCCTCGCCAACCACAAGCCCAACGCGCAACTGCCGCTGCGTGTTCTGCCAAAACCGGCGTAGCTCCGCAAGCTGGGCATCGCGCCCAACAAACGGCAGCTTCGCATGGTGGATAAGGTTGGATAAAGGAGTTCGATGCATAGCGTGTTCTTACGGTAGTTTCTGCCTATGCCTTGTGCGGCTTACTACCCTTTCCCGCAGCATTGCAGAATTATAGCGGTAGCTGTCTAATTCTTGCCTGCCCTTCGGTGACACTGATTAGTGCGCCTCGTTCGATTGCTTCGCCGTGCAATCGCAATATCTCGTTCAAATAACGGCGAATATTATCCGGTCGCAT encodes:
- a CDS encoding GNAT family N-acetyltransferase, with translation MELQSMGQHTLLNGQVLLIREAVPEDAAAVLEYVNTVSGETDFLGFGGGEFELTEAEEAEVFRRFHDADNQLYLVGLIGETVVAIINFSGGKRKRVRHCGEFGMSVRKAYWGLGIGGAMLDSLVAWADESGVVTKINLRVRADNERAIRLYNRKGFIHEGTLRNDVQIDGAYHHSHIMGLIIGGTEKG
- a CDS encoding ATP-binding protein, producing MHRTPLSNLIHHAKLPFVGRDAQLAELRRFWQNTQRQLRVGLVVGEAGVGKSTLLERFFAELGDDCTRAHIRFTPHASTSLVRAVARALEHSVGDQPGYSHPPLAWRTPHDLADAIAAIASNTRLLLVLEDIHLLKEDGIQQLALLLGLLGAVRLPVLCLARPLPLGAMESLQGHLDTTIMLEGLREKEIVSLWHQLFAQQPQAAIIDSITATTLGNPLVIRSGLLRALNSQAIQATVLPQRMEVSVQLPSMQESFADSTRSISGTITQHLPAVELRRLQTLATLGEVFSTEAARIAIPEAEQLLQECQDRGLLSVASSAHISLVPTTVPPCSLLSFSHTVMHRELLSEAAANTAALLRVVASELPLYSTIPFSLLVHASDVEQFGKAELLEALQGIYSYLGAAYASDDWMLSETPLRAAGRLIQALNTICEGDDDEALIEARISFVMLKMERSARIPDVQAYGEELAELQQLTASENLPPALRHYQLAGKSATARNLAFYQPELLLDAVKDLLTEAQQLQQHAGGAYPTGLRITLVALLSLGRRCRHYSAIYWAAQHLEAVLESLDLHNPVELEEYAETLPFVMFVRRSQAEFAKRLQSLARLESFGPLPSALLSTKGHLLVMQGDAKAGIAILDEVIPRMQKHQLYTHLISTTGTLVAALGMLGESLETMIEQANNLLRNVPPSLPNMALETALAQTAILAYNIEDVVAVERLLPDVQNKANKKVLQYFATAQRDVGRIQQMEPPSPDPRDPYRVIADVFDSAELTPVIEEQMVEKLEMEIVEVLDLLQFRALLLAVEWMGERAYPIQQRLLPVAQEGIRQWLRWLVQREVTPYASSLVERFGALLPASEAEGWEVEIGVLGKQA